The following nucleotide sequence is from Ferruginibacter lapsinanis.
GGATTTCACGATCGCTTCATTAGCCGGAGAAGAATTGATCTATGTTAAAAAAGCGGGCAATAATTTTATCACAGTAACATTCCTTTCTGATGGCAGAAGAATGAAAATGAAAAAATCACCTACCGCCCTTACAGGACAAAAGGATTTTATAAAAAAAATGTATGATGCCAATTTATTGGAAGATGGTATGATCAATAACTATAACAGAGAATTTTTTCTTGAAAAAACGGAGGACCCTGAGCAAAATGGTGACGTGGTGGTTACTTCTGCCAACGGAACTTACAATGTTGTTGAAAGAAATCTTACAGAAGCTGTTTCTGTATATGAAGATAATATTGAACAAGACGGTCAGGTTATTGGCACTTATATCATCGCCGACGAAGCCACCAACGATGGGATAGCAAAATCTGTAGTAACTTTTTATTTAATGAATGGCACTAGGGCTGCTAAACTAGATGTAGAAAGCGCAAATACAAGAAATAACACCTTGCTTACTTTCAAAAACAATAACCTGGTTACTTTACAGGAGCTTTCCGGCAGTATTTATGATAAAGGATACGAAAATATAAAAGCAACAGCCCTTTGGTTAATTAAGAGAGGCTATTTATAAGTAACCTTGATAATAAAAAAGTAAACCCTCCCTGTAAAGCGGAGGTTTTTTACTTCCATAGAAGCGCATTTTATCTACCTTTGCCTTTCTTAATTATTCATTTTTAATTATCTCATATGCCAGGTTTTGAATTTTTTGGTAACGAAGAACGTAAAGAAGTAAATGATGTATTAGAAACAGGTATCTTAATGCGGTATGGCTTTGATGGCCCACGCAAAGGAATCTGGAAAGCTAAAGAAATGGAAGAAGCTGTTTGCAAAACCTTCGGTAGTAAACATGCTCATTTATTAAGCAGCGGTACGGCAGCTTTAACAACAGCTATGAGTGCGTTGGGTATTGGCTATGGTGATGAAATTATTCTGCCTTCTTTTACTTTTGTCGCAAGTTTTGAAGCCGTGATCAGTGTGGGTGCCATTCCTGTGTTGGTTGATGTGGACGATACGCTTACGCTAGACCCGGCGGCGGTTCGTAAGGCTATCACGCCAAAAACAAAATGTATCATGCCTGTACACATGTGCGGCAGTATGGCAGACTTAGATGCATTACAAGCAATATGTAAAGAACATAATTTATTATTACTGGAAGATGCCTGCCAAAGTATTGGCGGTTCTTATAAAGGAAAAAAACTGGGCACTATCGGAGATGCCGGTACATTCAGTTTTGATTTTGTAAAAACAATTACCTGTGCCGAAGGCGGTGTAGTAATGACCAATAACGCTGATGTACACACGAAATGTGATGGTTATACCGACCATGGGCATGACCATTTAGGTGTTGACCGTGGTGCAGACCTGCATCCATTTGTAGGATACAATTTCCGTATCAGCGAATTGAATGCAGCTGTGGGATTGGCGCAAATAAGAAAACTGGATACCTTCTTATCTATTCAACAAAAAAATCACACTATTTTAAAAAATATTTTATCTGCTATTCCTGAAGTTAGTTTTAGAAGAATACCAGATGAAGCAGGTGACAGCAAAACCTTTTTAAGCTGGTTCTTACCAACAGCTGCATTAACACAAGCTGTTGTTGCTGAATTAAAAGCACAAAGCATACTAGCCGGTAATTTTTATTGGTTTGATAACAATTGGCATTATATCCGCAAATGGGATCATCTTAAAAACAGCATTACACTTAATGCATTAAGCCCCGAGCATAAAGCTGCTGTGATACATCATGCTAATAAAGATTTTGCACCAAGCGATGCCATTATGAGTCGTTGTATATCTACCGCTATCAGTTTATCATGGACCGAAGAACAAGTAACAACTAAAGGAGAACAAATGGCTGCTGCTATCCGCAAGGTATTGAGTGAGCAAAAATAATTTCCGCATGATCTACATAACGCAACTCATTTACGTTATAGAAGGAAAAGAAACTGTCTTTCATAAGTTTGAAGAAGTAGCTATTCCATTGATCGAAAAATACAATGGGCAACTTTTATTGCGGGTGCGTCCGGATGCAACCGCAATGATTGAAGCCTCGATTGAATCTCCTTATGAAATTCACGTGGTAAGCTTTGCTACAGAAAAAGATTTTGACAATTTTAAACAGGATGAGGAAAGAAAGAAATTTCTTCATTTGAAAGAGGAGTCGATACGATCAGTGTTGATGATCAAGGGAGAGAAGATTTAGACAGTGTTTACTCCGCCGTTGTTGGTCGCTGACCAACAACCTCCGCTTCGATGAAAACTCAACAATGGTATGCTGTACAAGTGATCCGCCGCGGCGGAAACGATGATGACCAAAGCTAAAATGCTTGTCCCCAAAAAATTACAGCACCTGCACAATCAAAAATTTCAAATAATGCGTATTCTCCTGTCCTCGTATAATTGGGTGATCGGCAGATTGGGCATTGAAAACAACTTGACGTATTTTTCGCTTGGCATCTTTGGCAGCAGCGGCAATGATATCTAAAAACATTTCGGGCTGCACCAGGTTGGTACAACTGGATGTAACTAAAAAACCTCCGGGTTTAACTAGTTTCATTCCACGTAAATTAATTTCTTTGTAGCCTGCTTTGGCTTTATCAATGGTGCTGCGACTTTTGGTAAAAGATGGGGGATCCAGCATCACCACATCCCAACGCTTTTCTTCTTTGGTCCAGTTTTTTAATACATCAAATGCATTCACACATTCAAATTTGCAGACCTCTTCCAATCCATTCAATGCTGCATTTTTATTACACATATCAATGGCACTTTGTGAGATGTCTAATCCCAACACAGATTTAGCACCATAAAATCCGGCACTAATTTCGAAAGACCCGGTGTAACAAAATGCCCCCAATACATCCGAACCTTTTACAATATTTTGAATGGCTCTACGGTTATCCTGCTGATCTAAAAAGTAGCCGGTCTTTTGCCCGTTGGCAATATCTACATTGAATTTGATGCCATTTTCATTGATGATGATATTGGTATCAAATGGTTCTGATAAAAATCCTTTGTGTTGCTCCAATCCTTCCAGCTCACGGATCGGCACATCATTGCGTTCGTAAATTCCTCTGGGAGCAAATAGTTCGTTCAATGCTTTTACAATAGATGGCTTCCATACATCGATTCCCAATGCCAGGGTTTGTATCACAAAGTAATCGTTGAATTTGTCGATGATCAATTGAGGAATATCATCCGCTTCACCGAAAATAAGCCGGCAGTTTTCGATATAGCCCAGTTTTTGACGGTACTCCCAGGCTTCTTTTATTTTATTATAGAAAAATTGATCGTCGATATTTACGTTCTTATCTCTTGTGAGTAACCTTACAGATATCTGCGATTGAGGATTGTAGTATCCTTTGCCGATGAAGATCTTATCGAATGTGAATACATTCACTATCTCTCCGGGCTTGGCGGCGGTATCTTTTTCTTTGCCGGTATTTACTTCATTGCTGAATATCCACGGATGCCCGTTTTCTACCCTGCGACTAATATTCTTATTCAATATAATGCTCTTCATGGCGCAAAGGTAGTTGTTGCAGATAAGTTGCCACGAATATGAAGAAATATTTCACTAAGCACCATGGAGATACACTGAGAAAGTATTCGAATTTGAACAGATCAATCAATTAGCACATCCTCTTTGTGAAAATTAATGGTATTTGAATTTACCCTCCAGCCTGTCGCAACTCTCTACCGAACCTAACCTGAATTTGAAAGGAATTTTTGTGATTTTTTCCAATTTTATCTCCTGCTTACAGAAAAACCCTAATTGATTGGCATAAAAATTACCTGCCAATACAGGAACTGACAATGTATTATTTTTTTGAAGTGAGAAATGTGAAACCCCCGTTGCTGTTGGGGTTTGTAAATATTTTTTTTCTGCCACACCAGCAGAATCCCATGTCATATTTTGAGCAAAGCTACCGCTTGCCACAAAAACCATGCAAAAAAATAAAATTTTAGCTTTTTTATTCACTTTACTAGATTCATTGTATGTAAATTTACGTTGTTATCGTAACAATATTGCTTAATAAAATACTATTAACCCCCGTTTGGGGATAGGAAAATGGCCTTAAGTCAGGGATTATATCAAAAACAATTACAGAAATTATCTCCGCAACAAATTCAGTTGATGAAATTGTTGCAGGTACCTACTGCCTTGCTGGAAGAAAGGATCAAAGAAGAACTGGAAGAGAACCCGGCACTGGAAACAGGCGAAGAAGAAACCGAAGAGTTTGAAAATGATACTACCGAAGAGTTTGAAACAGAGGGAGAAGACGAATTTGATCTGGATGGAAGCTCGGATGAATACGACAATATAGATATCAGCGAATATGTACAGGATGGTGACGATGATATTGCCGATTACAGAATGAAGGATGAAAATTATCCTGAAATGGATGATGGTAAAACTATTCCACATAAAGTGGAGACCGGTTTTAATGAATTGATGCTGGAACAATTGGGCATGTTAAATCTGGATGAACATCGTCATAAAGTAGCTGAACAAATTATCGGAAACCTGGATGATGATGGTTATTTACGTAGAGAAATAAGTGCTATAGTGGATGACCTGGCATTCAGACAAAATATACAAACCACTGAAGAAGAAGTGGGTGAACTGGTAGCAGAGATACAGCAATTTGACCCCGCCGGTGTGGCTGCCAGAAATTTACAGGAGTGTTTATTACTACAACTGGAAAGAAAGATAGACGATGGCGAACATGTAGAAATGGCCATCAAAGTATTGGAAAAATACTTTGAGGAATTTACAAAAAAGCACTACGAAAAAATTCAACGTGGGTTAAATATTACTGACGACCAGTTAAGAGGCATTATCAACCAGATAATTAAGTTGAGCCCTAAGCCAGCAGGTAATATTGGTGAAGGCAATAAGAATGAAGGTTATATCATTCCGGATTTCTTTATTTTGAATAATGCCGGTAAGTTAGAACTTACCTTAAACAGCAGAAACGCTCCAGACCTGCGCATCAGCGAAGGTTACAGAGATATGCTGAAAGATTATGACAAGGGCACCAAAAAAGATAAGCGACAAAAGGAAGCTGTACTTTTCATCAAGCAAAAGATCGATTCTGCTAAATGGTTCATTGACGCTATCAAGCAAAGGCAACATACGTTATTAAGCACAATGGGTGCTATTATGGATTATCAGTATGAATTTTTTGTTACAGGGGACGAAACTGAAATGCGCCCGATGATCTTAAAAGATATTGCGGAAAAAACCAACCTGGATATCAGCACGGTAAGCCGTGTAGCTAACAGTAAATTTGTGCAAACAGAATTTGGTACTTACAGACTAAAATTCTTCTTCAGTGAAAGTTTACAGACCGACAGTGGCGAAGAAGTGAGTACCAGGGAGGTAAAAAAGATACTAAGCGACCTTATTGAAGCAGAAAGTAAAAAACATCCTTTAAGTGATGAAAGATTAACGGAGTTACTGCAGGAAAAGGGTTATAACATTGCAAGAAGAACCGTTGCCAAATACAGAGAACAATTAAATGTACCGGTGGCAAGATTAAGAAAAGAATTATGATAACAAACGACAGACAATGGGCAAGTGACGACAGGCCAGCCAATACTGACTCTCCGGTAATTGTAAGGGCATTGGCACATTTTTTCTCTTATGTGTTTCATCCTTTGTTCATTCCTCTTTATGTAACATATTTTTTAACATTTGTACACCCGTCGTACTTTGCAGGATTTGCTCCTCAACAAAAAACATGGCTTTTAATAAGAGTGGCTTATATAATGATCTTCTTCCCTTTGCTTACAGTTCTGCTTTTAAAGGGGCTCGGGTTCATCAATTCCATTTTACTTAAAACACAAAAAGACAGAATAATCCCTTATATCGCATGTGGTATATTCTTTTTCTGGAGCTACCAGGTCTTTAAAAATCAACATCAAATACCATTAATACTAACTTCATTTTCTTTTGCTGTTTTTCTTTCCTCTTCAGCAGCACTGATGGCTAATATCTACTTTAAAATAAGCATGCATGCTATTGGCATGGGTGGCGTAATAGGGTTATTTCTGGTTATCATGCAGCAAAATACTATGTTAATGACCGTACCCCTAACGGTTGCCTTATTAATTACCGGTATTGTTTGTACTGCACGTTTACTCATCAGCAATCATACCAATAAAGAAATTTACATTGGATTATTAATGGGGATCGTTTGCCAATTTATTGCAGCAGCCATTAATTTGTAGATTTTTTATTGCATTATTATATTGCTGTCTTTTTTTTTCTTATCTTAACATTTGTTGTTCTCGATTGCCTGCCCGTTATTAATTTTTTAATACATATTCAATGCATTTATCACCGAGAGAAACGGAAAAGCTATTACTTTTTTTAGCAGGCGAATTGGCTTTAAAAAGAAAACAAAGAGGGTTAAAACTAAATTATCCCGAAGCAATTGCACTTATCAGCTCACATTTACAGGAAGCTGCCCGGGATGGCAAGTCTGTTGCAGAACTCATGCAATATGGTGCCACTATACTAACCAGAGCAGATGTAATGGAAGGTGTTGCCGAAATGATCCATGATGTACAAATTGAAGCAACCTTTCCAGACGGAACCAAACTGGTGACCGTACATGACCCTATAAGATAAAAAATGCCCCCTTCCCCTAAAGGGGTGTAAAGGCGGGGCTTTTACTTAGATATAAATCACTACTCTTGAAAAAACATTATTACATAACTATTAAACAAACTCCAACTCCCCTTTAGGAGATGGGGGCAAAGAACTATGATTCCCGGAGAATATATTTTAGCTAAAGGCGATATTATCGCTAACGAAGGAAGAAGAACTACAAAATTGGTTGTAGTCAATAGCGGCGACAGGCCTGTACAGATCGGGTCTCACTTTCACTTTTTTGAAGTGAACAAACAAATGAGTTTCAACAGATCTGCCGCTTTTGGGATGCGTTTAAATATTGCAGCAGGTACAGCCGTTCGTTTTGAGCCGGGAGAAGAAAAAGAAGTAGAGTTGACTGAATTTGGCGGCAACAAAAAAATATTTGGCTTTAATAATTTAGTGGATGGGAATATATCCGATGCCAATCTTACTAAAGCATTGGAAAAATCTGCCGCTAATCATTTCAAAAACGATGTGCAATAATTAAATAGCTTGCTTATGAAAAAGATAAAGTTTTCGGGTGTTGTTGCAATAGTGTTTATTACAACCTCCGCATGTTTTGCCCAGACAAATAATACAGCTGGCCTTTCCGCCATCCGTGAACCGGACCTGAAAAAAGATCTGTATGAATTTGCAGATGATCATTTCAAAGGCAGAGAAGCAAGCACACTGGATGAGTTGAAAGCTGCTGCCTGGCTGGCAGAAAAAGCACGTGCCGCTGGATTAAAGCCGGCAGGAGATGATGGTTCCTATTTTCAATATTTCAATTTATACAGAAACAGAGTAACCAATAACACAACTGTTAAAATAGGAGAACGTAGTTTTTCTTTATTAAAAGATATGCTTATCTCCCAGATTGCTCCGGCAACAGTTTCTGCACCAATCGTATTTTTGGAAAATATTAATGATCTGGAAAATATTGATATAAAGGGTAAAGCTGTCGCATTTAAAGTATCAAAAGATGACAATTATTTGAGCATCCCTTTAGAGCATAGAAAATATTTAGGATATGTATCCAGAAACTATGCCCCCGCTTTTATTAATAAAGGTGCGGCTGCTATTATTTTTATTGCAGATGATATTTCTGAAAACAGCTGGGCAGAAAATATTCCATATTTAACCATGGGGTCGTATGATATAGAAGGTGGTCCATATTCTAAAACAGAAAATAAGCCTCCTTATATTTGGTTGCATCAATCCGAACTTGCGTTTATAAAAAAAGGGGAGCAAACCCTTACAGCTTCAATCAATGTAGAATCATATTTATATCCATCTATTAATGTGGTAGCAAAAGTAGATGGCACCAATCCGGGTTTATCTAAAGAGTATGTACTATTCAGTGCTCATATAGATCATGACGGCATCAGAACTCCCGTAGGAACAGACTCTATCTACAATGGTGCTGATGATAATGGTAGTGCCTGTGTAGCGCTACTGGCCATTGGCAGAGCTTTTAAGAAACAACCGGGTAAACGTTCGGCATTATTTGTTTGGCATGGTGCTGAAGAACGTGGCTTATTAGGATCAAAATGGTATGCTACTCATCCTACTGTGCCTAAAAAATCTATCGTTGCAGTTTTGAA
It contains:
- a CDS encoding class I SAM-dependent rRNA methyltransferase, encoding MKSIILNKNISRRVENGHPWIFSNEVNTGKEKDTAAKPGEIVNVFTFDKIFIGKGYYNPQSQISVRLLTRDKNVNIDDQFFYNKIKEAWEYRQKLGYIENCRLIFGEADDIPQLIIDKFNDYFVIQTLALGIDVWKPSIVKALNELFAPRGIYERNDVPIRELEGLEQHKGFLSEPFDTNIIINENGIKFNVDIANGQKTGYFLDQQDNRRAIQNIVKGSDVLGAFCYTGSFEISAGFYGAKSVLGLDISQSAIDMCNKNAALNGLEEVCKFECVNAFDVLKNWTKEEKRWDVVMLDPPSFTKSRSTIDKAKAGYKEINLRGMKLVKPGGFLVTSSCTNLVQPEMFLDIIAAAAKDAKRKIRQVVFNAQSADHPIIRGQENTHYLKFLIVQVL
- a CDS encoding M28 family metallopeptidase, which produces MKKIKFSGVVAIVFITTSACFAQTNNTAGLSAIREPDLKKDLYEFADDHFKGREASTLDELKAAAWLAEKARAAGLKPAGDDGSYFQYFNLYRNRVTNNTTVKIGERSFSLLKDMLISQIAPATVSAPIVFLENINDLENIDIKGKAVAFKVSKDDNYLSIPLEHRKYLGYVSRNYAPAFINKGAAAIIFIADDISENSWAENIPYLTMGSYDIEGGPYSKTENKPPYIWLHQSELAFIKKGEQTLTASINVESYLYPSINVVAKVDGTNPGLSKEYVLFSAHIDHDGIRTPVGTDSIYNGADDNGSACVALLAIGRAFKKQPGKRSALFVWHGAEERGLLGSKWYATHPTVPKKSIVAVLNADMIGRNNPDSAALLGSTIPHLNSKDLVNMALSANKEGPNFKLDKEWDKPDHPEGFYFRSDHYPYSMENMPAIFYTTLLHNEYHTPLDEASHIDYKKLTKMTEWMYRTGWKVANANTRPKLD
- a CDS encoding DUF1330 domain-containing protein — encoded protein: MIYITQLIYVIEGKETVFHKFEEVAIPLIEKYNGQLLLRVRPDATAMIEASIESPYEIHVVSFATEKDFDNFKQDEERKKFLHLKEESIRSVLMIKGEKI
- the ureB gene encoding urease subunit beta; this translates as MIPGEYILAKGDIIANEGRRTTKLVVVNSGDRPVQIGSHFHFFEVNKQMSFNRSAAFGMRLNIAAGTAVRFEPGEEKEVELTEFGGNKKIFGFNNLVDGNISDANLTKALEKSAANHFKNDVQ
- a CDS encoding DegT/DnrJ/EryC1/StrS family aminotransferase; its protein translation is MPGFEFFGNEERKEVNDVLETGILMRYGFDGPRKGIWKAKEMEEAVCKTFGSKHAHLLSSGTAALTTAMSALGIGYGDEIILPSFTFVASFEAVISVGAIPVLVDVDDTLTLDPAAVRKAITPKTKCIMPVHMCGSMADLDALQAICKEHNLLLLEDACQSIGGSYKGKKLGTIGDAGTFSFDFVKTITCAEGGVVMTNNADVHTKCDGYTDHGHDHLGVDRGADLHPFVGYNFRISELNAAVGLAQIRKLDTFLSIQQKNHTILKNILSAIPEVSFRRIPDEAGDSKTFLSWFLPTAALTQAVVAELKAQSILAGNFYWFDNNWHYIRKWDHLKNSITLNALSPEHKAAVIHHANKDFAPSDAIMSRCISTAISLSWTEEQVTTKGEQMAAAIRKVLSEQK
- a CDS encoding DNA translocase FtsK 4TM domain-containing protein; this translates as MITNDRQWASDDRPANTDSPVIVRALAHFFSYVFHPLFIPLYVTYFLTFVHPSYFAGFAPQQKTWLLIRVAYIMIFFPLLTVLLLKGLGFINSILLKTQKDRIIPYIACGIFFFWSYQVFKNQHQIPLILTSFSFAVFLSSSAALMANIYFKISMHAIGMGGVIGLFLVIMQQNTMLMTVPLTVALLITGIVCTARLLISNHTNKEIYIGLLMGIVCQFIAAAINL
- the ureA gene encoding urease subunit gamma, whose amino-acid sequence is MHLSPRETEKLLLFLAGELALKRKQRGLKLNYPEAIALISSHLQEAARDGKSVAELMQYGATILTRADVMEGVAEMIHDVQIEATFPDGTKLVTVHDPIR
- the rpoN gene encoding RNA polymerase factor sigma-54, coding for MALSQGLYQKQLQKLSPQQIQLMKLLQVPTALLEERIKEELEENPALETGEEETEEFENDTTEEFETEGEDEFDLDGSSDEYDNIDISEYVQDGDDDIADYRMKDENYPEMDDGKTIPHKVETGFNELMLEQLGMLNLDEHRHKVAEQIIGNLDDDGYLRREISAIVDDLAFRQNIQTTEEEVGELVAEIQQFDPAGVAARNLQECLLLQLERKIDDGEHVEMAIKVLEKYFEEFTKKHYEKIQRGLNITDDQLRGIINQIIKLSPKPAGNIGEGNKNEGYIIPDFFILNNAGKLELTLNSRNAPDLRISEGYRDMLKDYDKGTKKDKRQKEAVLFIKQKIDSAKWFIDAIKQRQHTLLSTMGAIMDYQYEFFVTGDETEMRPMILKDIAEKTNLDISTVSRVANSKFVQTEFGTYRLKFFFSESLQTDSGEEVSTREVKKILSDLIEAESKKHPLSDERLTELLQEKGYNIARRTVAKYREQLNVPVARLRKEL